The Glycine soja cultivar W05 chromosome 4, ASM419377v2, whole genome shotgun sequence genomic sequence tatattttcttatatttgttaaaaagtaattaatttttttaagcataCTTTATTTCCAAGAATccatattatatatgttttttcatttttatattttcatgtaaagAGGTGAGAATCTTACATTCTGGTAGGaatgtttgaaatttttcttaTTCAACCTTATTGATTTactataaaacattttaaagaaactgataaaatagattaatgttattttccaagtagtaaagtaaatTTTCAACGATAAAAACTTCATATTTTAACagggcattttttttttttatcgtttaAAGAGTTTATAAAACTGTCACGAATTATCATATTTTCATGCAGTTCCAACTTTCAAGctgttttttttactgcaaaaaCTAACCTTAGGGATTTATTTTGTTAGTTTAGgtaccaaataaaaaaacaatttaggttaattttttaaaataatttaagattaatTGAGCAATTTAACctacttttttgttttagagGATTcaactattttcttaaaaacccttaagagtgaatcaagtaaCAATTAAGTATATTATGACACGTTGAATAAGTATATCAATCAATGCaaagttttattatatatatactcttccatattataacatttctcatcttcatcttctctgAAATCCTCTCCCTTAGTCTTAGATCAATCAATGCAAAGGATAAgaattgagttttgattttCACCGAGAGAGAAAGTGAAAGTGTGAACGGTACTTGGAGATTCCATTGGAGGTTGTAGGAAGGGAGAGAGGATTACAAAGAAgatgaaaaatggaaaaatcATAATATGGGAGGGtatataataaaacttaatttgCACCCTGATCGATCTGAGAGCTAAGAATAATGGTGTATAGTGAACCACCAATGAAGTACTTCACACCAGAACAATGACCTTATAATATGCATGCAAAATTAGCGCTTACTGCTTGgtgtatatatttttcttattaattaccttcttttgtttttcttgataGGGAGTTTTTAATTCAAACaggaaagaaagataaaaataaaataaaaatctcactCATTGAATTCAATGACACAATCACAGCTAAGGGAAGGGAGTGTAACTCAATGAGCGGAGAAAAACATATaagttatataatttattgtaaacCTCTTTCATTACTTAAACAAAgattattgataaaaaagacagttacaaaaaaaattccaaaaatattttcatttaaaatatatttcaacgtaattatatgtataaatatataGATTATTAATGATCCACcaacatgataaaataaaagaggcataattgtatatatattatattacaagagtaaattatttatatttattatttggagAGTCTAAATAGTTAGTTAAACATACATAAAAATTGCTATAAATCTCTTACTAATTGTAtttgaagataaataaaaaattcatatatatatatatatatatattatatgatatttttaaatttttaattttaatatttatctttactcttgatttattaaataataacataataaatttataaagtcACATATTATCACTTAACAAACACTTAAACTAACCATAAGTAtcaaaaagtaaatttttttaatggtagtcaaatgtttttttaattagtaagcaaaaaagaaatatattacatGCATTAACAACGTATTTAAgtctaaaaaaatatgtttcatgAAAGTAGAGGCAAGACCCGTTTCTTCCAAAGAGTAGCAAATGACCAATGAGCACGAGTGTATGAACCAACCAGGAAAAGTAACATGAAAATTTGGCAAATTGCAATCAAGTTAAAACATATAATTGGGTACTTTCGTATCAGGTTTCctactttttttcctttcagttttctgtttcttttcttttcacttcgcTGTGAGGTTGACGCAAAGACTGAGGTCAAGCCACTAACACACACTACACTTGGCGCGCATTTTTTTCCATGGGAAACCGCTTATCCGAAGTCGCCGCAGGCCGCGCCGCCATCGGCGGCATCGCCGCCGATTTTCTCAATCTGGCCGCCGCTCCAATCGACGCTGTCGAGAACTTCCTCAGGTCCCGCGGCCACCACGGCCTCTTCTCTCAGATCGAGGTTCTTTTCTTCCTCTGCTTCTTAACGAGTTTCtcagtgtgttttttttttgcacctTCTCACTCGCTTTCATTGATCGATCTTCAACTTCGTTCGTGCCTGGTTTTTGTGGAAAAAGCTTTTACATTACAGTTGCCTCTTGTTGTGCTGCAGTTATCGTTTTCCGCTTCTGGCTTGCGTGATCGTGATGTGCTCTTCAAGGTTCGTTTCTGTCGGTTAAACTTTTCATGAATCTAAAACTCTTGCGTCCTATCCTACctatttaatttagttatttatagataaactTGTTTCAGTTCTGTTTGGTTCGAAATTCGAATAGAACTTTTGGTTAATTATCTGATTAGTGATTAATCTCTGTTTTGTACCAGCTCAATTATTGCTTGTATTGGTTTCTTCTCTTTGGCAAACTACCAGAATGCAaatttaggaagaaaaaaaatattagggaAACTTATGATCATTTCAATCAGTGCTAGTTGTATTTTACTTCTAGAATTCAGGAGCATGTAACCTGGGGTCATGAATTCATCGACTAAAATCTCTGATAAGAAGTTTTTCACCAAGCACTGAAAAGTGAAATACACGAACAAAAGAAAATACCTATAGTCCTACACTAATCCTGGCCAAGTGCAAACAGAGTTTCTTAAGTAAAAGAAGAAAGCATAACAATTCATTTCCTAATTGTTATTTAATATACAGacaaatgatttatttcataaaataatgtcttagtgcaaaaaaaaaatgaaacagatAATGTAAAACTTCTGAATAATAGCTTGCTTAGCTGCCATCATGTTTTAGACTATGCTAGATCCTTACATTGACATAAGAGATCAAGGAATATCAGAAATAGACCGCATTAACATAGTTGAGCAAATAAACCACATGGACCAATTGGGCACTTGTATCTacataatgattatttttttttttgcgattTAAGTCAAGGTTCTCTTAACTTGAAGTGTCCCTTTGGATATAAGATTGCCActcttttgaataaaataatgctTTTAATAGCTAATATTCTCATCATTCAGTCAAATGAATCTTGCTTCTATGAGAAAAAAGTTAGGATGTTTTATATCTAACTTTCTTTGATGTAGAGTAATCCAATGATGGTTCTTTATGCAAGAGGAAAAAATGGAGCACTTGAGGAGCTTTGCCGCACGGAAGTAGTTCTGAATTCATCAAGTCCAAGATGGATTACTAAACACACCCTCATTTATCATTTTGAGGTTGTTCAGGTTTTAGTGTAAGTTTGAATCTGATCTTTTATACTTCAAACAAGGCAGAtgagcatttttttatttttatttttaccaaaATCTTTTCTGTAAAAATTCTTTCATCACAGGTTTCGTGTGTATGATGTTGATACTCAGTTTCACAATGTAGATATAAAGGTATAGTGTTTACAATGGCTTGTATGCTCGGTTCTTTTTTCAGTCAGGTGTAGTTCCAATATATAATTTCCTCATCAAATTAAATTCTAGTCTACCATTTCTTATTTTTGAGAATTTTATAAATGTTAAACTGTTAACAAATTTATGCATACAGTGGTTATTAGTTTGTACCTGAATGACAATTTTTTCTGTCAATGCTTTTGTACTAGTAATGCTATCTATCTTGTTTTATTGATTATTCATACTTTctgtacaattttttattttcctttcaaatacaaatttataGAAAATCAGAAAGCTTAGATACTTTTTTCCCCAATTTTCTAGATTTTACTGAGAAATGTGTGCCAATGATTTTGACTTCTGAGTATCTTGTAATTTTCATTAAGATACGTGAGGAGGGAAAATATACAAGTACCAACTAGCTGTGTGATAAATTAATGATCACTTATCTTACTTAGCAGTGTAGATGTAACCATTATAGGAATAACAATCCTTCTTTTTGAGCATTGTCTCTTGGATTTGAGAATTATCTCTTGGATATGATAATCTGAGGTTTAGGAGTTCATATAAAAGAATATCAGGGTTAGAAAGtgtttgtattacattattattgttaaatagtTTACTGTTTTCTGCAGTTCTTCAAGTTATAATAATGTTACCAATATATTTTGACAATATGAACTTATCAAATATTATTCTTGAAAAATGGTTAAGTTGGGGTGTTTAAATtgcatttttctatttaattgtATTGCATGAAAAGTAACTCTATTTCAATCTCATGCCGTATGTTTTTTTCCAACATCCTATTGTATATTGATCTCTTTACTTACAACATTTCAAGTCTTTATATATTTGTGTTGCATGTTGAAGTTAGTGTTCCATGTGATTATATTTACCTTCTAGACCATTGCATTggcttctttccttctttttggagtgaagataattttcaggttatattcttaaatttctgtgtggatattttaaatttgaaaagtaaTTGTAGCCTGTTCggtgaaaaataaaacagtGTACTTGATAAACATGGACCTTTGGAGCATATATTTGACAATTTTGGTACTATTATTTGCATAAATGGTTTCCTTACAGCCTTCTTGTGGACCACTAGATAACAACTTGACCcagcttatattttttttctgaatgacTTAGATTCTGCACAACTCCTCATAAGGTTGGGCAATGCTCCCAACTCTTTccataacaaaatatttgttttccaTGTTGGCCATCTTGTCTTCTTGTTAATTAGATGTATAACATGTTCAGAGAGAATATCAACATAAAAAGGTCCAGATTATAACTATTTGGTTGATTTGTGCAGATGCTTGATCTAGATGAACAGCAATTTCTTGGCGAGGCAACCTGTGCACTATCTCAGGTAACAGAgaatgtaaaattttatgtcGACATAAATCTGACAATGGAAAGAAATTCATTGCACTACAAATGAAACTGGATCTTTATAATCCAGTCCTCCTAACTATCTCACAATGTAATTATCTAATATATGATGCTTGAAGATGTGTTAAGATATAAAGTTATAGTTCATTTGGTAACTGCCAAgcatattaaaagttttttaaaccAAGAAAGAAATGCTTACTCAAATTATGCTTCCCTTGGCATTACtgcaattaaaattatatcCCAATAATTATACCCAATGTTAACAAAGTGGCTTCTGCAGATAATCACACAACCTGATAAGTCATTGACTATAGATCTATACACAGAAGATTCTGTCGGATCTACCCTTTCCAAAAACTGTGGGAAACTCATGGTGCATGGTGAGGAATGTATTAGCTCAAAGACTGCAATAGAGATGGTATTCAGGTGTTCAGATTTGGAATACAAGTATCTCTTCTCAAGAACTGTAAGtacctattttctttttcattttcacatTATGAAGAGTGCCAGCTCTGCTATAAGACATGTTTATGTTTGTCTTGCAGGACCCCTTTTTATTGATATCAAAAGTTGTGGAGGCTGGTGCCCAAATTCCAATTTGCAAAACAGAAGTTATAAGGAATGATCTCAACCCAATATGGAAATCGGTGTTTGTGAATATTCAACAAGTGGGAAGCAAGGTATATAACTGTTGAAACAGAGAAAAATAGATTCAGTAGATGATGAAACCGTGTGTATAAACTAAACAACAGAGCCCATTTTTTATAGGCTAATTGccataaatacaaaaaattattagagaTTTTATTCCTATATacatgatatgatatgatatgctTATAAATCAGATTCTAATAAGATATGCCTATAATTACAAGGATCctaactaaaaaaattcattttgatcTGATGTTCTACATATAGTTGAATTGAAGCTATctaatttgtcatttttataatGTACAGGACAGTCCTTTGATAATAGAGTGCTATAACTTTAATAGCAATGGAAAACATGATTTAATGGGGTAAACAGCAGTTCCTTTTTCATGTATCTGTCTATGTTTCCATTATGTCTACGTCTATGCTGAAATACATATAGGGTTGTTTATTCTTGAGTTATCAGAAAAGTGCAGAGATCTTTGGTGGAGTTGGAGAACATTCATAATAATGGCCAaggagaaaatttatttttgcctTCTGCTGATGGACAAAACCATGATAACAAggtcttattatatttttattaaattaatttctatcATGAATTCCCGTCTTTCCCTAAAAGCTTATGTGACTATAATACAGGTGTTGAAGAGCCAACTATTTGTGGAAAAATTTACTGAAAGTGTCCAATATACTTTCTTGGATTACTTGGCGGGGGGATTTGAATTGAATTTCATGGTGGCTGTTGACTTTACAGGTATAGAACAATATCCTCAAACTTCTTGTACTGGTCTCTGGGTATAAATATAAAGATCAAGCGACGGAGAATGACACGTTAATATTATGATTATTGTATTTGTAATTTTGGAATTTGTGCTCACTTGTTGAGTCTTGTGTTATTAATTGCCGAAAATTGTACATCCTATTCCAGATTATGATAAAACACCAATTGATTAAAGGCTTCACCAAAGGCTTCACTAATTGAATCAGTTGACATCAAAGGCTTCACCAAATCTACATTGTCAATTTCTCCTAGTATTCCATTTCTGTCACCATGTcccaaaatatgaaaaaatatttctctcAGGATATATATGGAGAGGACCAAATGGTTGGCCTCATTGGAAGCAGTGTCCTTCCCTTCTATGAACATACTCTTGGATCTTGGTATGGCAAATGTCGAAtgcctttgtttttgaattgggTCCTTGTTTGGTTATTTCCACCCTTGTTGTTATTCTAATTTGTAGCAGAAGATTGTTTGCCTAATTGGGTTTGATTCGAGTAGGTATTTCCCATTTGGCTTGAACCTATTGTGGTTGAATTATACTATAAGTGCCCtgacttaaaataattaactcgCTAGACTTAGTAACTGCTTCCTGAAATATGCGATTTGGCTAAACAAAATTGGGTTTCATTGCAAGATCTGATTCAAACCCTATATCTCTCCATACCACTCTTACCAAGATAATGGCTTTCGACAGTTAATGTGGGTCATGAGTATGGGTCCTCCTTCCAATTGTCTTGCTCAAGCCATTGATAAACTATTTCAATGCTTGTTCTTCAAGAATTTCTAGAAGTAATGCCAATAATATCTCAAACATTTGAACATAATCTTCAACAACAATGACCTTATCCCATTAGGTGAGGTTGGCTACATGAATCACAGATCATCATAAGGTTCAGTTAAAAACCAAATTCTCAGGGATATTATTCACCATAAGATCCCTTTTAATAATTTCCTCCAATGCTCTTCAAGTGGCTTGACTGAGATAGACAAGGTCTTGGCTGTGGACTGACTCAACACATAGTGATTCTGCTGATTTGCTAGAGGCTGAGCTTGCAGGTAGTGATTCTATACCTCCTGGCTCGACTTAATATTGATCATGCTAATTCATATGGATAGAAGTATCCAAATGTTCTCTTGCTTGGGCCTGGTTTTGCTTGTCAATCTTGAAGTGCAAGGCTCAATCTTGACCGTTGATAATGAGAAAACTATCTGCTTCAACTCTTATCGTCATCTCCAAATTATAGGGGACATTAATGCAATGGTTCCCTCCTCTGTTTACTTGGTCAAATGCTTGTCTTTCTGCAATGGTTTAGGATTTTCACATTTCAAACTGTTACCTAAGGGAAAAACTgtcattttttcatttctaaCTCCCTTTCTAGGTTACCAACTGGTTCTGCAGATACATCATTTGCACCAATTCTGTGGCTGTTGTGTCTTGAGTGCACCCATTTTGTCTCCACCATCACCTCTGACTGCCATGTGGCATTCAATCTCTTATTTATTGGTGTTCCTCACCTTGTTGGATCAGCTGAAGGTAGGTGAATATGTGAAGACAGCACCAGGCTGTCTTTGGTTCCTTCAGTTGTGGATCTATCTACCAATATTTCTGGGAGCATCCTCTTTCTGCCATTGAAGTTTCTATCCCAGAGAACTCGTCTTTTTATGGCCATATCTGTTCCAATTTcttgcctcttccatttttccaATATCATCAGTACTTGCATCATGTGGATTAGCCTTGCAAAGCATTCTTTTGACAGAGGTTTACTGTAATGGTAGAAGTTCAACATAAATTCACAATTGCTGCACTAGTGGAGGAGTCTGGATGTGTCCTGTTTACCTTGAGGAACCATTTGTGGGTTCCACAAAATGCTAATCCTCTAAGGCCATTGTTGTCAGGCTCAACAGCTGGTATGAGATTGCCCTTCCCTCTCCTTATCCTCTCTATTTTCCTCCCCACAGCTGACACTCTTTTCATtaggaagataaaagaagatacACTTAATATAAACTCAAGAGTTCATGTTACACTTTGATCTAACATGCTTCTGGTTATACATGGGATGACGGGGAAGATATACATTCTTATGGTTACCCTTCTCTTGTTTACCAGCTTCAAATGGAAATCCACGCCTTCCAGATTCTTTGCATTATATTGATCCTTCAGGACGACCAAATGCATACCAGAGGGTGAGAAATGATTCTTGGTGTAAATTCAAAACTTTATTTGCTATTGATCCATAGTTGATGTGCTATGAATGCTTTCTCTAGGCAATTGTCGAGGTTGGGGAAGTGTTACAGTTGTATGATTCAGACAAACGATTTCCTACTTGGGGATTTGGAGCACGACCAATTGATGGTCCTGTTTGCCATTGTTTCAACTTGAACGGAAGTAGTCATTACTGTGAAGTAGAACTGCTATGCCTGATCTAGCTCATATTGTCATATTGAAACAGTTCTTTATTAGTTAGAAGTTGCTGTCTGTTGTAGGTGGAAGGGATCCAAGGAATTCTGATGGCTTACACAAGTGCCCTGCTTAATGTATCTCTTGCAGGACCTACACTTTTTGGACCGGTCATAAGCACTGCTGCACTGATTGCCAGCCAATCTGTAGCAAATGGTGGAAGAAAGTActttgttttattaataatcACAGTAAGTTGACATATTTAGCAATGTTCGATATCATATTTAGCTCTGAaagtaaattgtaattttgccTCATTAAACGTAGTTCATAAGTTTATTGTAGCTAAATGGTTCTTTGGTTGTTTGTCATTTATGTTTCTCTGTAGTTTGCCTTAATGCATCCATAATTTCATACTATGCATAGTAAGCATGGTGTATTTTGTCTTACATGTAACAAAAAATCACCTATCCTTCTGACTCCTAAGAATTTTATAAAGAGTTTTCAATCCCCTTGTTTTTGCACTGCTGCTGAGTTTTAATTGGTATGCCCAAAAGGATGGAGTAGTGACAGATCTCCAAGAAACAAAAGATGCTATTGTCAAAGCATCTGACCTGCCATTGTCAATCCTTATTGTTGGGGTAGGAGGAGCTGATTTCAAAGAAATGGAGGTAATAAATCCAACTGGTATACTGTTTGCACGTAGACTTGTGATTATTAGCTGTCTAAGGCGATGAGCTGTGCGTGTGACTGGTATACTGCCCCATAAggccttttgtaattttgtcGTCCAATTTCTTGTCTCTTAGGTTTTGGATGCAGACAAGGGAGAGAGGCTAGAAAGTTCATATGGACGCGTTGCTTCACGTGATATAGTCCAATTTATTCCATTTCGGGAGGTTCAAAGTAagtatcaatttaaaatattagaattgaGATAGTGATGAGGATTTCAGCACTTTGCATGAAATCACATTACCATCGTTGtaccaagaaagaaaaactgaGTACTTCTTTGAGAGAATGAGGTTTTGGCGAATGATGCCTAACATATCAAATACTTGCAAACTTCTTTCTCTTGCAGGTGGACTTTCAGTTGTTCAAGCATTTCTAGCAGAATTACCGGCTCAATTTTTAACTTACGTGAGGAGCAGAAATATCCAGCCGAACCTCTAGACATGTAAAAACTGTACATAAAGTTTTCTATTCCATTGGTCATTGTGCAATTTGGAGGTCCTTTTCAGTGTTTCAATCAACGAATTCGGCTAAAGAGCTGAGGAACTGTTGCTTTGTGCTAATAAACGGCTCATGAAAGGTTCGCCCTCGAGCTGTCTTATCCAAAGGATATGTTTGATGGAGCCTTATGATTgacatttccttttcttttttgtgcacGTGTCCTTTTGGGTTTTCCTAGATGATTGGTTTTGGTTTGTCTGAAAATAGTAACACTACAGATTGAAATCAATGATTTCTTCCAAATGAGGACAAATCTTAGTCCTTATGTCTACACTTTATGATATGATTTTAATGGAGATCCAATAATTTGGGGATGTCTTTAGATAGCATTACATATGTATCCAAAAAGAACTTCAGCACCGCTGaagtctattatttttttagttcattaATCATTATACCCATTTTGTCTTATGGCTGTTAAGGCTCATTTTAAAGGAAAATGAATAAGACGGAATTTGAAAATTGGAAATTAGTTTGATATAATGAATGTTAAATAGCATATCTATCTCGGGATTTCCCCTCTCTTTTGAAGAATCACTTTATTTGATAGTTATGATATACGTCCTCAAAAAAACAGATTGAAAAGTATACAAGTCTAACATATAAGCAAGTAGTATTGGGTTCGGTAAGAGATTTGGGTAATTTAAGGAGGTTATAAGTTCATATTTCTTCCCCACCAccgttgtattttttttacaagaaaaaaaaaagaatccaacatatcaatttaaaagaaaagcaaGTAAGAAAGAGCATTAAAGAGAAGTAAAACTGTAACATCAGCACCACATGATACGTTTTAGTAATAGATTATAAACAAGTATAATTTCTAATGTGATAAGGCtttctttttgttgttattaaatGCACGAGACTTtgattagtgttttttttttccacatttGCCTCGGGCTTAGtttaaatcatttatttaaatatgtgaAATTGGAGGCACACTTTTTTAAAGGATAGAGAAGAAAGCAGGAGAaattcacaatttaaaaaaaatatacaattcaTTTTTGTGCCTATTTCTCTTTATACACGAAGTTAGCTGTATTTTACCGTATAAATCGttagtatattatttaaaataatatgtaaataagaaaaatgtatCATTAAACATAATACTCGTAAagttatagaaaataaatcGTATATagaatttttgaaaattgattattaatttagaGGACGGAACTAATACAAAATATCATGTTGACTTTAAAGAACAtgcacaattttataatttaagaatTTAGAGGAcagaaataatacaaaaatatcatGTTGACTTTGATGAGCatgcttaattttataatttaagaaaGTACAGTTGAACTTTATAATATTTGAGGTTGTtggtttattttcaaaattttagactTGACAAGTCTGACTTTTTTAATTCACCTAATAAAGATTCTATTAAGGTGTAATTCGGActtttaaacttaaatttatttttaaagtctATTTAAAATCCTAGTATATAATAagacattttaaatattttaaaatattacttctaaataaattaatgtataaactTATATGTAAATGAGTAGATTAAggattttgaaaaattcaatATATGCTATTATGATTtactgaaatttaaataagttgccatattagatataaaaaagctttttgaatgATTTAAAATCCAACCTTTGAAATTAAAAAGTCGTAATCTGGTTTATATAGTAAACGTGGCTTGACTAAGATGTATGTATTTGGCTTTGTTGTTACGTAACAAAATGAATGATGTTATATTTTCTTAAGAtattctaaaactctattttttaacaaaaaaaatattcaataaaatataaatatatttaaaattttaaaaatataacaatactcaatattttcttaatttaatagtaatcaataagatttttaactaaaatttgtaagagaatttgaaattatattttttaaaatgatcaacAAAAATACTTTAACTGCTACTTTTGGTTGAAGCAGGTTGGCGCggtagtgattttttttttttttatattttttttatgatgagtAGTGATTGGGTTTGAGACAAAGCTTTACGTGTCTTATTTCGTTAGgagaaattaatcaaattatatgTAAAGTAGTCTTATTACTTAGGTCAGTTAGGTGAGAGAGTTTTGGTTGTAATGACGGCGGAATTTTTTCGGGGATTTTCTATTCATAGCATAAATATGTATTTCTTGATTTGTCCTGACGTTCTTGATGaataaatttcttttgtttGCGAATACAATGACCTGGTTTGAAAAAACTCATATCCTTAACGAGGgacttgatttatttttaaaactagtaTGTAAATTGTGCATACGCACACTCGTTTGATTAACGTAAATTCCAAAGTTTGATATTTATCTCATAAGAGATAATATGATCAGAATTACTCAAACTGTAATGCAAATTAATTTGGCATCGATATGAAGCACTGAAGAAAGGCTAAGGCTAACTATTTATATACTATCATCTACAACTAATTAACTTGTCCAACATGATAAGAACTCATGAAATAACGTTAATTTTATAGTAATTTCACTTTCTAGACAACAATGCAATTACAAAAGGGTTCTTTTATAGCTATCATGCAGCTGCTCCAGGACA encodes the following:
- the LOC114409992 gene encoding protein BONZAI 1-like isoform X1, coding for MGNRLSEVAAGRAAIGGIAADFLNLAAAPIDAVENFLRSRGHHGLFSQIELSFSASGLRDRDVLFKSNPMMVLYARGKNGALEELCRTEVVLNSSSPRWITKHTLIYHFEVVQVLVFRVYDVDTQFHNVDIKMLDLDEQQFLGEATCALSQIITQPDKSLTIDLYTEDSVGSTLSKNCGKLMVHGEECISSKTAIEMVFRCSDLEYKYLFSRTDPFLLISKVVEAGAQIPICKTEVIRNDLNPIWKSVFVNIQQVGSKDSPLIIECYNFNSNGKHDLMGKVQRSLVELENIHNNGQGENLFLPSADGQNHDNKVLKSQLFVEKFTESVQYTFLDYLAGGFELNFMVAVDFTEVQHKFTIAALVEESGCVLFTLRNHLWVPQNANPLRPLLSGSTAASNGNPRLPDSLHYIDPSGRPNAYQRAIVEVGEVLQLYDSDKRFPTWGFGARPIDGPVCHCFNLNGSSHYCEVEGIQGILMAYTSALLNVSLAGPTLFGPVISTAALIASQSVANGGRKYFVLLIITDGVVTDLQETKDAIVKASDLPLSILIVGVGGADFKEMEVLDADKGERLESSYGRVASRDIVQFIPFREVQSGLSVVQAFLAELPAQFLTYVRSRNIQPNL
- the LOC114409992 gene encoding protein BONZAI 1-like isoform X6, with amino-acid sequence MGNRLSEVAAGRAAIGGIAADFLNLAAAPIDAVENFLRSRGHHGLFSQIELSFSASGLRDRDVLFKSNPMMVLYARGKNGALEELCRTEVVLNSSSPRWITKHTLIYHFEVVQVLVFRVYDVDTQFHNVDIKMLDLDEQQFLGEATCALSQIITQPDKSLTIDLYTEDSVGSTLSKNCGKLMVHGEECISSKTAIEMVFRCSDLEYKYLFSRTDPFLLISKVVEAGAQIPICKTEVIRNDLNPIWKSVFVNIQQVGSKDSPLIIECYNFNSNGKHDLMGKVQRSLVELENIHNNGQGENLFLPSADGQNHDNKVLKSQLFVEKFTESVQYTFLDYLAGGFELNFMVAVDFTGPTLFGPVISTAALIASQSVANGGRKYFVLLIITDGVVTDLQETKDAIVKASDLPLSILIVGVGGADFKEMEVLDADKGERLESSYGRVASRDIVQFIPFREVQSGLSVVQAFLAELPAQFLTYVRSRNIQPNL
- the LOC114409992 gene encoding protein BONZAI 1-like isoform X3, whose protein sequence is MGNRLSEVAAGRAAIGGIAADFLNLAAAPIDAVENFLRSRGHHGLFSQIELSFSASGLRDRDVLFKSNPMMVLYARGKNGALEELCRTEVVLNSSSPRWITKHTLIYHFEVVQVLVFRVYDVDTQFHNVDIKMLDLDEQQFLGEATCALSQIITQPDKSLTIDLYTEDSVGSTLSKNCGKLMVHGEECISSKTAIEMVFRCSDLEYKYLFSRTDPFLLISKVVEAGAQIPICKTEVIRNDLNPIWKSVFVNIQQVGSKDSPLIIECYNFNSNGKHDLMGKVQRSLVELENIHNNGQGENLFLPSADGQNHDNKVLKSQLFVEKFTESVQYTFLDYLAGGFELNFMVAVDFTEVQHKFTIAALVEESGCVLFTLRNHLWVPQNANPLRPLLSGSTAASNGNPRLPDSLHYIDPSGRPNAYQRAIVEVGEVLQLYDSDKRFPTWGFGARPIDGPVCHCFNLNGSSHYCEVEGIQGILMAYTSALLNVSLAGPTLFGPVISTAALIASQSVANGGRKYFVLLIITVLDADKGERLESSYGRVASRDIVQFIPFREVQSGLSVVQAFLAELPAQFLTYVRSRNIQPNL
- the LOC114409992 gene encoding protein BONZAI 1-like isoform X2; translation: MGNRLSEVAAGRAAIGGIAADFLNLAAAPIDAVENFLRSRGHHGLFSQIELSFSASGLRDRDVLFKSNPMMVLYARGKNGALEELCRTEVVLNSSSPRWITKHTLIYHFEVVQVLVFRVYDVDTQFHNVDIKMLDLDEQQFLGEATCALSQIITQPDKSLTIDLYTEDSVGSTLSKNCGKLMVHGEECISSKTAIEMVFRCSDLEYKYLFSRTDPFLLISKVVEAGAQIPICKTEVIRNDLNPIWKSVFVNIQQVGSKDSPLIIECYNFNSNGKHDLMGKVQRSLVELENIHNNGQGENLFLPSADGQNHDNKVLKSQLFVEKFTESVQYTFLDYLAGGFELNFMVAVDFTVQHKFTIAALVEESGCVLFTLRNHLWVPQNANPLRPLLSGSTAASNGNPRLPDSLHYIDPSGRPNAYQRAIVEVGEVLQLYDSDKRFPTWGFGARPIDGPVCHCFNLNGSSHYCEVEGIQGILMAYTSALLNVSLAGPTLFGPVISTAALIASQSVANGGRKYFVLLIITDGVVTDLQETKDAIVKASDLPLSILIVGVGGADFKEMEVLDADKGERLESSYGRVASRDIVQFIPFREVQSGLSVVQAFLAELPAQFLTYVRSRNIQPNL
- the LOC114409992 gene encoding protein BONZAI 1-like isoform X4 — protein: MGNRLSEVAAGRAAIGGIAADFLNLAAAPIDAVENFLRSRGHHGLFSQIELSFSASGLRDRDVLFKSNPMMVLYARGKNGALEELCRTEVVLNSSSPRWITKHTLIYHFEVVQVLVFRVYDVDTQFHNVDIKMLDLDEQQFLGEATCALSQIITQPDKSLTIDLYTEDSVGSTLSKNCGKLMVHGEECISSKTAIEMVFRCSDLEYKYLFSRTDPFLLISKVVEAGAQIPICKTEVIRNDLNPIWKSVFVNIQQVGSKDSPLIIECYNFNSNGKHDLMGKVQRSLVELENIHNNGQGENLFLPSADGQNHDNKVLKSQLFVEKFTESVQYTFLDYLAGGFELNFMVAVDFTASNGNPRLPDSLHYIDPSGRPNAYQRAIVEVGEVLQLYDSDKRFPTWGFGARPIDGPVCHCFNLNGSSHYCEVEGIQGILMAYTSALLNVSLAGPTLFGPVISTAALIASQSVANGGRKYFVLLIITDGVVTDLQETKDAIVKASDLPLSILIVGVGGADFKEMEVLDADKGERLESSYGRVASRDIVQFIPFREVQSGLSVVQAFLAELPAQFLTYVRSRNIQPNL